A single region of the Gephyromycinifex aptenodytis genome encodes:
- the selA gene encoding L-seryl-tRNA(Sec) selenium transferase, whose translation MAHDQRRRIPRTDVLLAELSAFVPTHGAPAVKYAIQQAAEQARCGEISPDEVAAVAGAQLRARAEDATSLQPLLNATGVVLHTNIGRAPLSAAAKEALLSAAGYCDVEYDLEQGTRARRGRATLAALRAAVPSASGALAVNNGAAALVLATSALAVARQRPEIIVSRGEMVEIGDGFRLHELIGSTGARVIEVGTTNRTHPRDYEEALSPQTGLVLKVHPSNFRVEGFTAGVEIADLAALLRRAEQEGRVPAPVPLLADIGSGLLGPDALLPQEPDATTTLEAGADIVTASGDKLLGGPQAGIVLGRADLVDVMARHPLARAVRVDKLTLAALEATLRGPLTPTHRALHHDLDELRARTAAVAEALDAQMVPTCAAIGGGGAPGVDLPSVAVALPAALAPRLRTGTPGVISRVEGGRCLLDLRCIPASADAQLIAAVQAARTEA comes from the coding sequence GTGGCCCACGACCAGCGCCGTCGGATCCCCCGTACCGATGTGCTGCTCGCCGAGCTGTCCGCGTTCGTGCCGACGCATGGGGCCCCCGCGGTCAAGTACGCGATCCAGCAGGCAGCCGAACAGGCCCGCTGCGGCGAGATCAGCCCGGATGAGGTCGCAGCTGTGGCCGGGGCGCAGTTGCGGGCCCGCGCTGAAGATGCCACCTCGTTGCAGCCGCTGCTCAACGCCACCGGCGTCGTCCTGCACACCAACATCGGGCGCGCGCCGCTTTCAGCTGCGGCCAAGGAAGCGTTGTTGTCCGCGGCCGGATATTGCGATGTCGAGTACGACCTCGAGCAGGGCACCCGTGCCCGCCGCGGTCGGGCGACGCTGGCCGCTCTGCGTGCCGCGGTGCCCAGCGCCTCGGGCGCGCTGGCAGTCAACAACGGCGCGGCGGCGCTGGTCCTGGCCACCAGCGCCCTGGCGGTGGCACGTCAACGCCCGGAGATCATCGTCAGTCGCGGGGAGATGGTCGAGATCGGAGACGGGTTTCGACTGCACGAACTGATCGGTTCGACCGGCGCCCGCGTCATCGAGGTGGGAACGACGAACCGAACCCATCCGCGCGACTACGAGGAGGCGCTGAGCCCCCAGACCGGGCTTGTGTTGAAGGTGCATCCGAGCAACTTCCGGGTCGAGGGGTTCACTGCTGGGGTCGAGATCGCCGACCTGGCGGCGCTGTTGCGCCGAGCCGAACAGGAGGGTCGCGTCCCCGCCCCGGTTCCCCTGCTGGCGGATATCGGCAGCGGGCTGTTGGGACCTGACGCGCTGCTGCCGCAGGAACCGGACGCCACGACCACCCTGGAGGCCGGCGCTGACATCGTGACCGCGAGCGGCGACAAACTCCTGGGCGGCCCGCAGGCCGGCATCGTCCTCGGTCGCGCCGACCTCGTGGACGTGATGGCTCGCCACCCACTCGCGCGGGCGGTGCGAGTCGACAAGCTCACCCTGGCCGCCCTGGAGGCGACCCTGCGCGGGCCGCTGACCCCGACACACCGCGCGCTGCATCACGACCTGGACGAGTTGCGAGCGCGTACCGCTGCGGTGGCAGAGGCACTGGATGCGCAGATGGTGCCCACCTGCGCCGCAATCGGTGGGGGTGGCGCCCCCGGGGTGGATCTGCCGAGTGTCGCGGTGGCGCTCCCGGCTGCGTTGGCGCCGCGGCTACGGACCGGCACCCCCGGGGTGATCTCCCGGGTGGAGGGCGGGCGGTGCCTTCTCGACCTGCGATGCATTCCAGCAAGCGCGGACGCCCAGCTCATCGCCGCGGTGCAGGCCGCCCGAACGGAGGCCTGA